In Fibrobacter sp. UWB10, the genomic window TACGAATGATCTGCGCTAGTATAATCTTTTCTCACAAAACTGCTAGACGACTTCACCACGCTGCTGCTCGAAGCCACAACGCTTGAAGAAGACTGCTTAACTTCTTCGCTGCTACTGGACTTCGGCGTTACACTAGAGGAAGAAGCAATTACCACGCTACTGCTGGAATCTTCTTTTTTGACAGAGGAAGAAGACTGTTTATCTTCACTAGAAGTAGGCTTTGCCGAGGAACTAGATTCGTTTGTCTTTTCAACAGAAGAAGATGATTCTTCACTCGGGTCCGGGACAGGCGCAGAACTACTTGAGTCATCGCCACAAGCGACAAACAAAACGGCAGAAAGCAACAGCGCAGCAAAATATTTCACAGAAGACCTCCGGTAACCTCATGAATTCAGACTGAATTTAGCATTTTTCGGCAGAGAATGCTGATGCTGACCTTCGTCAGCATGACAACAGGCGGAGAATGCCGGGGCGTTGCGGGGCGGCGAGCGCCCGCAGAGAGGGTGCTGGAAGACCCGGCGAAAAATGCTAATGGCCGAAGCGAATGTTTTTTAGCAAGCGAACGATTTACGGTTTTTTCCGTCTGTGAGCAATAAGCCCCAAGCGTTAAGCGAGGGCGATTGCGAGAGAGAGGCTGTAAAGCCGAACAGTCTGTCATTGAGCGGGTAAAAACATCGTGAAGGCCATTGCCTGATTAAAGCCGGGGCTGCAAGCAGGGGGATTCTTCCCCCTTTTATCATCTAACACACCGTACAGAGAATCCGAAGTTCTTGGGTTTGGACATATAGCCAAATGCCATGGATTTGCTGGTGAGATACCACACACGGGCAGAGCCCGGGGCAATGCCTTCGGAGGAATCGTCGGAGCTCCAGAAGAAGGCGAATTTGGCGGTATTGCCGTAGGTTTCGTCGTCGAAACGGTTGCCAGCAGGCATCGCCGAGAATTTGAGAGTATCGTTGCCGTTGGTGTCGCCCGACCAGCCGTAATCAGCCTTAATCAAGTAGCCCGCGTTAAAGTCGGCGCCTGCCGCAGTCCAGAGGCTTTCAAAGTCGGCGTGAGTCGGCAAGCGGAACCCGGCGGGGCATGCCTTTTTGGCCGCATCCCAAGTGTAGAGCCTGCCGAAAACCATGCACTGGTCGTCTTCATCTTTGTAGCAGAAACTGCCCTCGGTTTTGTAATTCAGGTTGTCGCCCAGCCATTCGAGGCCGGCAATTTTCACCGTACGATACATCTGCTTGTCGCGCGGGTCCTTGAACTCGTTTTTCTTTTTAGACTTGGGAGCCGCCGAGGCGTAGACTACAAACAAACTAACAAACAAGACCAGCCAGAATTTCATGGTGTAAAAATAGCATAATAAAGGGGTCTCCCCCAAGCTTTTTTGCTATTTTCTACCCAAACTCAAGGAGTCCTATGCTTTTCAAACGAATTTCAGCCGCTATCCTATGCGCCGTAGCCATGAGCCTTGCAGCCCCCGATGCCGATTCCGGGGAAGACATGATGATTTTCAAGGCGATTCTGCAGAGCCCGATTTTCAAAGATAACTTTGTGCAATCGTGTACCGCACAGTCCATGGAATGGCTCGGTGCAAGCCAGGCCGACAAGACCTGCAATTGCGCTTTTGACCGCATGGTGAAAGACAGCAAGTTCATCAACCGGATCCTGAGTTCGATAAACAGCGAAAACATTGACTTTCAAAAATGGGGATTCGACTTTATCGAGCCGTGCATTCCCCAGAACTACCCCGCCGAAACAGACATTGCCTTCGTGAAGGAATGCCTGAAGGCCGGCGACGTGGACAAAGCAACCTGCGAATGCGTGCTGAATTCGATCAAGAAAGATTACAGCGTGCGCGACCTGATGAAAACCGCTTTCGAAGACCAAAAGAAGCTGGAAGTCGACCTAATGCTCAAATCGGCGCAGTGCCTTTCGAAATAATTCAGGAAATACCCCTATAAAAAACTAACGGCATCCCCCCCAAGGGATGCCGTAGTTGGTGTTTGGGATGTTTGGTTTCGTATCCATAAGATAGATTCGTATGCAAGCAAAAGGTATACTTGCAGCTTACAAAGCGTTGTTGTACTTTACAACACCCCGACCCCCGTTTCAGTCTCAAAATGAGCCAAAATGGCGTAAATTTTTGAAAAAACGGCATTTTTTTATTAAACACCCCCCAATAGCGTTGTTATAAAACTGCTGTTTTGGGGCAAAAAAAACGCCCAAAACGGCCAAATTTTCACATTTCGAGGCGTTGGCACGGCCTTTGCATATAGTATGGCGGTAAAAAAAGAGAGGTTTTATGTCCGATTTTAATAACGATGCAGAAAAAGTGTTGGCCAAGGCGCAGAGCCTGCGTGACCGTTGCTCGCATTCCTACCTGGGTGCGGCCCATTTGGCCGTGGGTCTAGTCGAAGGCCCCGATGCCACCCTGAAGAAACTTTATAAATCCAAAGGCGCGAAGACCAACGAACTCCGCGGCAAGCTGGAACCGTTCGTGCAGAAGATTCCCCGTATGGAAGGCGTGAACCCCGACGTGGAACCGGATAACGACTTGAACCGCATCTTGCGTGCTTCCGTGCAGGCGGCGCGCCAAGTGAACCGTATGGTGACCCCGGGCGATATGCTCGTGGCCTTGATGAAGTTCTCGGGCGACCGAGGCCTTGCGAAGGTGTTCGAAGATGCTTTGGGAAGCGTCGAGGTCGTGGAAACATGGCTTTCGGACCCGTTTGCGGGAGCCGCCAATGCCGAGGAACAGTCTCCCTTGAAATTGTACGGGCGTGAACTCGTGGAAATGGCTGCCGACGGAAAGCTTTCGCCGGTGATTGGCCGTGAAGAAGAAATCCGCCGCGTCATCTTGATCTTGAGCCGAAAGACGAAAAACAACCCGTGCCTGGTCGGTGAACCTGGCGTGGGTAAGACCGCTATTGTCGAAGGGCTCGCCGAGCGAATCTATCGCGGCGATGTGCCTGACGCTCTGAAGGGCAAGAAGTTGTTTGCGCTCGATTTGTCTGCCTTGATGGCGGGCGCAAAGTACCGCGGCGATTTCGAAGAACGTTTGAAAGCCGTGCTGGACGCCCTCGAAGAAGACGGCAATACCTTGCTGTTCATCGACGAAATCCACACCATCGTGGGTGCGGGCAAGACCGAAGGCTCCATGGACTTGGGCAACATGCTTAAGCCGAAGCTCGCCCGTGGTGAACTGCACTGCATCGGTGCGACCACCACGCAGGAATACCGCAAGTACATCGAGAAGGATTCCGCCTTGGAACGCCGTTTCCAGCCCGTGCAGGTTGACGAGCCGAGCGAAGAGGAATCGATTTCTATTCTGCGTGGCATCAAGGACGGATTCGATGCGCACCACGGCGTGCGTCTGCACGACAACGCGCTTGTGGCGGCGGTAAAACTTTCGAACCGCTACATCAGCGACCGTTTCTTGCCGGACAAGGCTATTGACCTGATTGACGAGGCGGCAAGCCTTGTGAAGACGCAGATGGATACCGTGCCCGAAGCCTTGGACACCTTGCAGCGTAAGGAACTCCAGATGAAAATCGAGGAGCAGGCCTTGGCGAAGGAAACCGACGACACCAGCGTAAAGCGCCTGAAAGAGTTGCGTGAAGAACTCGCGACGACAGATGCGGCTGTAAAGCTGATGCAGGACCGCTGGCAGGAACGCCGTGCGAAAAACGCCGAGTTGCAGGGCCTTAAAAAGTCTTTGCAGCAGGCGAAGGACGAGATGGAGCAGGCTGAAGCCCGCTACGACTTGAACCGCGCCGCCGAACTCAAGTACAACAAGATCGTGAACCTCGAAAAGGAAATCGCCGCGAAGACTGAAGAAATCAGGAAGTCCGCCAGCGACGGCGACTTGAGCGAAGAGGTGACCGAAGAGACGATTGCCCTCGTGGTAAGCCGCTGGACGGGAATTCCGGTGACCAAGCTTTGCGAAGGCGAAAAGGCCAAGTTGTTGCACTTGGACGAACGCCTGCATGCCCGCGTGATTGGCCAGGATGAAGCTGTCGAGGCTGTTTCCGAAGCCATCTTGCGTAACCGTAGTGGCCTTAGCCGCGAAAATGCGCCGATTGGTAGTTTCTTGTTCCTTGGCCCGACAGGTGTCGGCAAGACGGAACTTGCCCGTGCGCTTTCGACTGAACTGTTCGACAGCGAAGCAGCCCTGGTGCGTATCGACATGAGTGAATACATGGAAAAGCACAGTGTCAGCCGTTTGATTGGTGCGCCTCCGGGATACGTGGGCTACGAAGAAGGCGGCCAGCTGACCGAAGCCGTGCGTACGCATCCGTACTGCGTGATTCTGCTCGACGAAATCGAGAAGGCTCACCCCGACGTGTTCAATACGCTGTTGCAGGTGCTTGACGACGGTCGTTTGACCGATGGCAAGGGCCGTACCGTGAACTTCAAGAACACCTTGATTCTGATGACGTCGAACCTGGGCGCCGCTCATTTCCAGAACCGCGCGGGTGATGCAAAGCCTGTGACCTTGAAGGAAATCGAGCCGGAACTCCGCGGATTCTTCCGTCCGGAATTCCTGAACCGCTTGGACGAAGTGCTGGTATTCCAGAGCCTCACGAAGCCGCAGATCAAGGACATCGTGAAACTCAAATTCAAGGGTCTGGCCGAACGCGCCGCCCGTCAGGATTTGCAGCTCACGCTGACCGACAAGGCGCTCGATGCCATCGCCGATGGCGCTTACCAGCCGGAATTCGGCGCACGCCCGATTCAGCGTTACCTGGAACGGAACGTGGAACGCCCGCTGAGCCACGCCATCCTCGCTGGCGAAGTGAGTGCAGCAAAGCCCGTAACCATCGACTACGACGGAGCTACATTCACGGTGAAGTAAAATTCTCCTCCAATCCCCAAACGAAAGACCCGCTTATTATAAGCGGGTCTTTTCTATCATATTTTACCGAGTCTTTACGGCTTCATGATTTTCGCGACTTCGTCGTGAATCAGTCCGTTCGAGGCCATGCTCGTGTAGCCTTCGTAAATCGGGGCTACCGGCTTGCCGCTTGCATCGAAGAGTTCCGTGATGCCGTCGATAGTGCTGAACTTGCCGCCCGCCTCCTTGAACAGGAGCGGATACGGGGCGATGTCCCACAACGAAACCACAGGGTCAATCATGAGTTCGGCACGGCCGGCGGCAACCAAGTAGTAGCCGTAGCAGTCGCCCCAACCGCGGTGCAATCTAGCAGCCCGACGTACGGCAGCGTACTT contains:
- a CDS encoding AAA family ATPase, which translates into the protein MSDFNNDAEKVLAKAQSLRDRCSHSYLGAAHLAVGLVEGPDATLKKLYKSKGAKTNELRGKLEPFVQKIPRMEGVNPDVEPDNDLNRILRASVQAARQVNRMVTPGDMLVALMKFSGDRGLAKVFEDALGSVEVVETWLSDPFAGAANAEEQSPLKLYGRELVEMAADGKLSPVIGREEEIRRVILILSRKTKNNPCLVGEPGVGKTAIVEGLAERIYRGDVPDALKGKKLFALDLSALMAGAKYRGDFEERLKAVLDALEEDGNTLLFIDEIHTIVGAGKTEGSMDLGNMLKPKLARGELHCIGATTTQEYRKYIEKDSALERRFQPVQVDEPSEEESISILRGIKDGFDAHHGVRLHDNALVAAVKLSNRYISDRFLPDKAIDLIDEAASLVKTQMDTVPEALDTLQRKELQMKIEEQALAKETDDTSVKRLKELREELATTDAAVKLMQDRWQERRAKNAELQGLKKSLQQAKDEMEQAEARYDLNRAAELKYNKIVNLEKEIAAKTEEIRKSASDGDLSEEVTEETIALVVSRWTGIPVTKLCEGEKAKLLHLDERLHARVIGQDEAVEAVSEAILRNRSGLSRENAPIGSFLFLGPTGVGKTELARALSTELFDSEAALVRIDMSEYMEKHSVSRLIGAPPGYVGYEEGGQLTEAVRTHPYCVILLDEIEKAHPDVFNTLLQVLDDGRLTDGKGRTVNFKNTLILMTSNLGAAHFQNRAGDAKPVTLKEIEPELRGFFRPEFLNRLDEVLVFQSLTKPQIKDIVKLKFKGLAERAARQDLQLTLTDKALDAIADGAYQPEFGARPIQRYLERNVERPLSHAILAGEVSAAKPVTIDYDGATFTVK
- a CDS encoding fibrobacter succinogenes major paralogous domain-containing protein, yielding MKFWLVLFVSLFVVYASAAPKSKKKNEFKDPRDKQMYRTVKIAGLEWLGDNLNYKTEGSFCYKDEDDQCMVFGRLYTWDAAKKACPAGFRLPTHADFESLWTAAGADFNAGYLIKADYGWSGDTNGNDTLKFSAMPAGNRFDDETYGNTAKFAFFWSSDDSSEGIAPGSARVWYLTSKSMAFGYMSKPKNFGFSVRCVR